From the genome of Ignavibacteriales bacterium, one region includes:
- a CDS encoding STAS domain-containing protein, with protein MTGSAKDNEFSDTLKKLISEGKKNIIIDLKETGFMNSSGLGILIAGYTAVKNGDGELKLANLTDKIESLLLITKLNTVFSNFESVEEAVNSFAK; from the coding sequence ATCACTGGTTCGGCAAAAGATAACGAGTTTAGTGACACACTAAAAAAACTTATTTCAGAAGGAAAGAAAAACATAATTATTGACCTGAAAGAAACCGGATTTATGAATAGTTCTGGATTAGGAATCTTGATTGCAGGATACACAGCTGTTAAAAATGGTGACGGTGAACTAAAACTTGCTAATCTAACTGACAAAATTGAAAGTTTATTATTAATTACAAAACTTAATACAGTCTTTTCAAATTTTGAATCTGTAGAGGAAGCAGTAAATAGTTTTGCTAAATAA
- a CDS encoding TonB-dependent receptor, translated as MKKTLTFFILLFITASSIAVAATGKIKGRVVDIATREPLIGANVVVIGTSFGAATDLNGEYVISNLEAGTYEVKASFISYTSSSVTNVRVSSDLTTELNFELSSQDVSMGEITIVARRELVNKSNTNAIHVTSREDIENLPVRGMNNIFGLSAGVVLQDNTVFIRGGRIDETGFYLEGVNVRNPMTGNNAVRVVQDAVEEVEVQVGGYTAEYGGANAGIIRQQLKSGTSSFKGTLDYATDNITFKSKDNAYDGKQRLGAYWYGYDELTGSLSGPLLSEKVKFFILGNYNYQRDPNPQRYPGIDLGMYRDASTQDSINLVYPGGALLDNQNRAVTFSSTISVDLNPIQIRFAGTYTNQSFQNPMNSNRVAGSISNMLNTSRTEQRDANNGSGSVKITHVLSNKMYYDITLGYFFQSQKFYDPFLKDNFMAYGDSLANAQFGFTNFQSMYVRPSQVSVYGFAFSKPGDPLAGYGKFRRENFTLSGTFSWDPNKIHSIKIGGEYQKYVMRNYSWANGTAVALAGLISARGTKTIEQVMQTRGVNNYGYDVLGNELNDDPFFGPHRPVFAAAFMQDKITFEDIILNLGLRFDYIDTDTYEFVDPTFPDAAFNFSSNYDIIPEGLKRVPSYSYLSPRIGVSFPVTDVTMFHAQYGKFIQQTRLADIYQGYYASARNLVGGNYLPQPIAFSLQPTKTIQYELGLTQQIGDFASFDLTGYYKDIKDQVTYQMVIASKESQTKNYPVYANGDFSTTKGVELSFQMRRINRIAINASLSFQDAQGTGSFPNSNSGMVAGAEGVTFLPNYVSPLVFNNSYRGSINFDYHFGINDGPSLLHEFGASLLMNFSSGHPFTRGVGAADLEGNPRGRVPVESLNASVTPSSFQVDLRVDKTIHLFDKMKLNIYLFVINLFDRKNVENVFLRTGSNTDDGYISNPQLSGQLVNQLGYADMYRAINIDYYQQYQQVANTYLMTNPYFWGPPRQIRLGLRLEY; from the coding sequence ATGAAAAAAACCCTAACCTTTTTTATCTTACTATTTATTACGGCATCGTCCATAGCAGTTGCAGCAACCGGGAAAATCAAAGGACGAGTGGTTGACATTGCCACCCGTGAACCATTGATAGGTGCTAATGTAGTTGTTATCGGGACGTCATTTGGCGCTGCTACGGATTTGAACGGCGAATATGTCATTTCAAATTTGGAAGCTGGTACCTATGAAGTTAAAGCTTCGTTCATTAGCTATACCTCAAGCTCAGTTACAAATGTAAGAGTATCTTCCGATTTAACGACAGAATTAAATTTCGAATTATCCTCGCAAGATGTTTCAATGGGTGAAATTACAATTGTTGCTCGAAGAGAATTAGTTAATAAGAGTAATACAAATGCAATCCATGTTACATCGCGTGAAGATATCGAAAATCTGCCTGTGAGAGGAATGAATAATATCTTTGGACTTTCGGCAGGAGTTGTTCTTCAAGACAATACCGTATTTATCCGCGGCGGACGAATTGATGAAACAGGTTTTTATCTGGAAGGAGTCAATGTAAGAAACCCAATGACCGGTAATAATGCGGTTCGAGTTGTCCAAGATGCTGTTGAAGAAGTTGAAGTTCAAGTAGGCGGTTATACCGCAGAGTACGGTGGGGCTAATGCAGGCATAATACGCCAGCAACTAAAATCTGGTACAAGTAGTTTTAAAGGTACATTAGATTATGCTACCGATAATATTACATTCAAGAGTAAAGATAATGCATACGATGGAAAACAACGTCTAGGAGCGTACTGGTATGGATATGATGAATTAACAGGATCGTTAAGCGGACCATTGCTTAGTGAAAAAGTAAAATTTTTTATTCTTGGAAATTACAATTATCAAAGGGACCCAAATCCCCAGCGCTACCCCGGTATAGATTTGGGAATGTACAGAGATGCTTCAACTCAGGATTCCATAAATTTAGTTTACCCAGGAGGAGCTCTATTAGATAATCAAAATAGAGCGGTTACATTTTCTTCAACAATATCTGTAGATCTAAATCCAATTCAAATTCGGTTTGCCGGAACATATACAAATCAATCTTTCCAAAATCCTATGAACTCAAATCGCGTAGCCGGAAGTATCAGCAATATGCTTAACACATCAAGAACAGAACAACGCGATGCGAATAACGGTTCCGGTAGTGTAAAAATCACACATGTGCTTAGTAATAAAATGTATTACGATATAACTCTTGGTTATTTCTTTCAATCACAAAAATTTTATGATCCTTTCCTAAAAGACAATTTCATGGCATATGGCGATAGTCTTGCAAATGCTCAGTTTGGATTCACAAATTTCCAGAGCATGTATGTCAGACCGAGTCAGGTTAGCGTCTATGGATTTGCTTTTAGTAAACCAGGAGATCCTTTAGCCGGATATGGAAAATTCCGTAGAGAGAATTTTACTTTGAGCGGAACATTCTCATGGGATCCAAATAAAATTCATTCAATTAAAATCGGCGGTGAATATCAAAAATATGTAATGCGAAATTACAGTTGGGCAAACGGAACTGCTGTTGCTCTCGCCGGCTTGATAAGTGCAAGAGGTACCAAAACAATTGAACAGGTAATGCAAACGAGAGGAGTGAATAATTACGGTTATGATGTATTAGGAAATGAACTTAATGATGATCCATTTTTCGGTCCGCATCGCCCTGTCTTTGCTGCCGCATTTATGCAGGATAAAATAACATTCGAAGATATAATCTTGAATTTAGGACTGCGGTTTGATTACATAGATACTGATACTTACGAATTTGTAGATCCAACATTCCCGGATGCAGCATTTAATTTTAGCAGCAACTACGATATCATTCCAGAAGGTCTAAAGAGAGTACCATCTTATTCATATCTCAGTCCGAGAATTGGCGTTTCATTTCCTGTTACAGATGTTACAATGTTTCATGCTCAATACGGAAAATTTATACAGCAAACTCGCCTAGCGGATATCTATCAGGGCTACTATGCATCTGCGCGTAATTTGGTCGGGGGTAATTATCTTCCGCAGCCTATCGCATTCAGTTTACAGCCGACAAAAACTATCCAATATGAATTAGGGCTTACGCAGCAGATTGGAGACTTCGCTTCGTTTGATCTTACCGGGTATTATAAAGACATAAAAGATCAAGTAACGTATCAAATGGTCATTGCTAGTAAAGAATCTCAAACAAAAAATTATCCTGTTTATGCAAACGGAGATTTTTCTACTACAAAAGGAGTCGAATTATCTTTCCAGATGCGCAGGATAAATAGAATTGCTATAAATGCATCTTTGTCATTTCAGGATGCTCAGGGAACAGGCTCTTTCCCAAATTCAAACAGTGGCATGGTTGCAGGAGCAGAAGGTGTAACATTTTTACCGAATTATGTTTCGCCACTTGTCTTTAATAATTCTTATAGAGGAAGCATCAATTTTGATTATCACTTTGGTATTAATGATGGTCCATCACTTCTTCATGAATTTGGCGCTTCATTATTAATGAATTTTTCCAGCGGACATCCTTTTACAAGAGGAGTTGGTGCCGCAGATCTGGAAGGAAATCCCAGAGGAAGAGTTCCTGTCGAATCATTAAATGCATCTGTTACGCCGTCTTCATTCCAGGTTGACCTTCGTGTAGATAAGACAATCCACCTTTTCGATAAGATGAAACTGAATATTTATTTATTTGTAATCAATCTCTTCGATAGAAAAAATGTTGAAAATGTATTCTTAAGAACCGGTTCCAATACTGATGATGGTTATATAAGTAATCCTCAATTAAGCGGACAGCTTGTTAACCAGTTGGGATATGCCGATATGTACAGAGCAATCAATATTGATTATTACCAACAATACCAGCAAGTGGCGAACACTTATTTAATGACTAACCCATATTTCTGGGGTCCACCTCGGCAGATTCGCTTAGGCCTCAGGCTGGAATATTAA
- a CDS encoding alpha/beta hydrolase-fold protein, producing MFFAVVTISCNSGDAGIIPESRTSVKNDSLFLDRTYHIFVPESYTVQGDPAPLVFVFHGAGDTGINFENYSGLDNEALNFGAIVVYPDAKTANWNEGCDCNIASRLQIDDLGFVKFLVNKIKKEYKIDSSRIYAVGFSQGGLFAQYIACAASDLFAAVAIEAATFSVPLSENCFPKQSKNILMINGTTDHVLPYEGNLNDGKFSLLSANAAIKLWAAKNSCSSTPVVEYFQNSTGFKIRKEIYGNCRDAVEVVIYIVENGGHDWFLSPELYAPKVIMDFFKRH from the coding sequence TTGTTTTTCGCTGTAGTTACTATAAGCTGTAATTCGGGTGATGCGGGGATTATACCGGAATCCAGAACAAGTGTTAAAAACGATTCTCTTTTTTTAGATAGAACCTATCATATCTTTGTCCCTGAATCATATACAGTTCAAGGAGATCCGGCACCTCTTGTGTTCGTATTTCATGGCGCAGGTGATACAGGGATTAATTTTGAAAATTATTCCGGACTTGATAATGAAGCGCTAAATTTTGGAGCAATAGTTGTGTATCCGGATGCTAAAACAGCTAATTGGAACGAAGGTTGTGATTGTAATATTGCTTCAAGGTTGCAAATCGATGATTTAGGTTTTGTAAAATTTCTTGTCAATAAAATAAAAAAAGAATATAAGATTGATTCATCAAGAATCTATGCAGTTGGCTTTTCTCAAGGAGGCTTATTTGCTCAATATATTGCTTGTGCTGCGTCAGATTTATTCGCAGCAGTGGCAATTGAAGCAGCTACTTTTTCAGTACCGTTATCAGAGAATTGTTTTCCAAAGCAATCAAAAAACATCTTAATGATAAACGGTACAACTGATCACGTTTTACCTTATGAAGGGAATTTAAATGACGGTAAATTTTCTCTTCTATCAGCTAATGCTGCAATAAAATTGTGGGCGGCTAAAAATAGTTGTAGTTCAACGCCAGTTGTAGAGTATTTTCAAAATTCCACTGGGTTTAAAATTAGGAAGGAAATTTATGGCAACTGCAGAGATGCTGTGGAAGTGGTTATCTATATTGTTGAGAATGGTGGTCATGATTGGTTCCTAAGTCCGGAATTATACGCACCAAAAGTGATTATGGATTTTTTCAAAAGACATTAA